From Zingiber officinale cultivar Zhangliang chromosome 5B, Zo_v1.1, whole genome shotgun sequence, the proteins below share one genomic window:
- the LOC121985201 gene encoding uncharacterized protein LOC121985201 isoform X1 yields MAVLGAGVVPAASAAAASSPLKEDCDEGSGERMDGPEEIKLRDLHSALQVQEVGSQPLNLSTINEAEMPGYQPKEGSSEISVTTASLLASESAVDSTVEKVAAYLTLGLPEPNKEYAQTNVNFGLGVDLNYDHPSLIREYDLFNPFKRSVEIKSSDASECGSTTGPIEESEPLKKWKQMKQNGFLSYSHGGIPVPKQQSSQPRKRKYDRNQSKNECAKREQISRLANLAIPSGLLSGLNPGIINHVRNTKQVHSIIKAVVQSEKHDEQTQNRIGIGRRKDHIHKNDSTPKHNSCISPSMEYLGKENETDMVKHKFHQGACGTSQLTFASEDDALALKLLSTATLVSEIASSGTPDQFSENQEKLDSLSIEAANIASQWLDLLQQDIKGRLAALRRSKKRVKNVIQTELPYLISKEFTSNQENEPYSTQSSEAVSTQEMHVACWKSLFNQMDRALYEEGKQLENWLKQVREMQLHCENGLKFAGSCGSSHLTSSENPSNLSTSETLERKYAVWAAAASIYSTCNCITKAEKA; encoded by the exons ATGGCTGTTCTCGGCGCAGGAGTAGTGCCGGCTGCATCCGCCGCCGCTGCCAGCTCTCCGCTCAAG GAGGACTGCGATGAAGGCTCCGGTGAGCGGATGGATGGGCCTGAAGAGATCAAGCTGCGAGATCTGCACTCGGCGCTTCAAGTCCAAG AAGTTGGAAGCCAACCTTTAAATTTGTCAACCATAAATGAAGCCGAGATGCCTGGATATCAACCAAAAGAAGGAAGTTCTGAAATTTCAGTAACTACTGCCTCACTGCTTGCATCAGAGAGCGCAGTTGATAGCACTGTTGAAAAAGTTGCTGCTTATCTGACATTGGGTCTTCCTGAACCAAATAAAGAGTATGCGCAAACTAATGTTAACTTTGGCCTTGGGGTGGATCTCAATTATGATCATCCCTCACTTATAAGAGAATATGATCTATTTAATCCCTTCAAAAGGTCAGTAGAAATCAAGTCTTCAGATGCTTCTGAGTGTGGAAGTACCACAGGTCCAATTGAGGAGAGTGAACCTTTGAAGAAGTGGAAACAGATGAAACAGAATGGCTTTCTTTCATATTCACATGGTGGCATACCAGTACCTAAACAACAGAGTAGTCAGCCaagaaagagaaaatatgatagaAATCAAAGCAAGAATGAGTGTGCAAAAAGAGAGCAGATTAGTAGGTTGGCAAATCTAGCTATACCAAGTGGATTACTTTCTGGATTAAATCCTGGAATAATCAACCATGTAAGAAATACGAAGCAAGTTCACTCCATTATAAAAGCTGTTGTACAATCAGAGAAACATGATGAACAAACTCAGAATAGAATCGGTATTGGTAGAAGGAAAGATCATATTCACAAAAACGATTCAACACCTAAACATAATTCATGTATTTCTCCAAGCATGGAATATCTAGGTAAGGAGAATGAAACTGACATGGTTAAACACAAGTTCCATCAAGGAGCTTGCGGAACTTCACAGCTGACCTTTGCAAGTGAGGATGATGCACTAGCATTGAAACTCTTATCAACTGCTACCTTGGTTTCAGAAATTGCTAGCAGTGGAACACCTGATCAATTTTCTGAAAATCAGGAAAAACTTGACTCCTTATCTATAGAAG CTGCTAACATTGCATCACAGTGGCTAGACCTTCTTCAGCAGGATATCAAAGGGCGCCTTGCTG CACTAAGGCGCAGCAAGAAGAGGGTAAAGAATGTAATACAGACTGAACTACCTTACTTGATTTCCAAAGAATTCACATCCAATCAAGAAAATGAACCTTATTCTACACAATCATCTGAGGCTGTTTCAACCCAAGAGATGCATGTGGCGTGTTGGAAATCACTATTCAATCAGATGGATAGAGCATTGTATGAAGAGGGAAAACAACTT GAGAATTGGTTAAAGCAAGTTCGAGAAATGCAACTGCACTGTGAGAATGGCCTTAAGTTTGCTGGCTCATGTGGTTCTTCACATTTAACTTCATCAGAGAATCCAAG TAACTTGAGCACCTCTGAAACTTTGGAGCGCAAGTACGCAGTTTGGGCTGCTGCAGCGTCCATCTACTCCACCTGCAACTGCATCACGAAAGCAGAAAAAGCGTGA
- the LOC121985201 gene encoding uncharacterized protein LOC121985201 isoform X2, protein MAVLGAGVVPAASAAAASSPLKEDCDEGSGERMDGPEEIKLRDLHSALQVQEVGSQPLNLSTINEAEMPGYQPKEGSSEISVTTASLLASESAVDSTVEKVAAYLTLGLPEPNKEYAQTNVNFGLGVDLNYDHPSLIREYDLFNPFKRSVEIKSSDASECGSTTGPIEESEPLKKWKQMKQNGFLSYSHGGIPVPKQQSSQPRKRKYDRNQSKNECAKREQISRLANLAIPSGLLSGLNPGIINHVRNTKQVHSIIKAVVQSEKHDEQTQNRIGIGRRKDHIHKNDSTPKHNSCISPSMEYLEIASSGTPDQFSENQEKLDSLSIEAANIASQWLDLLQQDIKGRLAALRRSKKRVKNVIQTELPYLISKEFTSNQENEPYSTQSSEAVSTQEMHVACWKSLFNQMDRALYEEGKQLENWLKQVREMQLHCENGLKFAGSCGSSHLTSSENPSNLSTSETLERKYAVWAAAASIYSTCNCITKAEKA, encoded by the exons ATGGCTGTTCTCGGCGCAGGAGTAGTGCCGGCTGCATCCGCCGCCGCTGCCAGCTCTCCGCTCAAG GAGGACTGCGATGAAGGCTCCGGTGAGCGGATGGATGGGCCTGAAGAGATCAAGCTGCGAGATCTGCACTCGGCGCTTCAAGTCCAAG AAGTTGGAAGCCAACCTTTAAATTTGTCAACCATAAATGAAGCCGAGATGCCTGGATATCAACCAAAAGAAGGAAGTTCTGAAATTTCAGTAACTACTGCCTCACTGCTTGCATCAGAGAGCGCAGTTGATAGCACTGTTGAAAAAGTTGCTGCTTATCTGACATTGGGTCTTCCTGAACCAAATAAAGAGTATGCGCAAACTAATGTTAACTTTGGCCTTGGGGTGGATCTCAATTATGATCATCCCTCACTTATAAGAGAATATGATCTATTTAATCCCTTCAAAAGGTCAGTAGAAATCAAGTCTTCAGATGCTTCTGAGTGTGGAAGTACCACAGGTCCAATTGAGGAGAGTGAACCTTTGAAGAAGTGGAAACAGATGAAACAGAATGGCTTTCTTTCATATTCACATGGTGGCATACCAGTACCTAAACAACAGAGTAGTCAGCCaagaaagagaaaatatgatagaAATCAAAGCAAGAATGAGTGTGCAAAAAGAGAGCAGATTAGTAGGTTGGCAAATCTAGCTATACCAAGTGGATTACTTTCTGGATTAAATCCTGGAATAATCAACCATGTAAGAAATACGAAGCAAGTTCACTCCATTATAAAAGCTGTTGTACAATCAGAGAAACATGATGAACAAACTCAGAATAGAATCGGTATTGGTAGAAGGAAAGATCATATTCACAAAAACGATTCAACACCTAAACATAATTCATGTATTTCTCCAAGCATGGAATATCTAG AAATTGCTAGCAGTGGAACACCTGATCAATTTTCTGAAAATCAGGAAAAACTTGACTCCTTATCTATAGAAG CTGCTAACATTGCATCACAGTGGCTAGACCTTCTTCAGCAGGATATCAAAGGGCGCCTTGCTG CACTAAGGCGCAGCAAGAAGAGGGTAAAGAATGTAATACAGACTGAACTACCTTACTTGATTTCCAAAGAATTCACATCCAATCAAGAAAATGAACCTTATTCTACACAATCATCTGAGGCTGTTTCAACCCAAGAGATGCATGTGGCGTGTTGGAAATCACTATTCAATCAGATGGATAGAGCATTGTATGAAGAGGGAAAACAACTT GAGAATTGGTTAAAGCAAGTTCGAGAAATGCAACTGCACTGTGAGAATGGCCTTAAGTTTGCTGGCTCATGTGGTTCTTCACATTTAACTTCATCAGAGAATCCAAG TAACTTGAGCACCTCTGAAACTTTGGAGCGCAAGTACGCAGTTTGGGCTGCTGCAGCGTCCATCTACTCCACCTGCAACTGCATCACGAAAGCAGAAAAAGCGTGA